Genomic segment of Candidatus Poribacteria bacterium:
AACCCAACCCAAACCCCAGTGGCAAGATTTTGAATATAACCGACAAACCACGCATCTGTATAATCGTCCGTCGTGCCGGTTTTGCCGGCTGCGGGACGTTCCAACCCCATCACACGCGCCCGCCTACCGGTGCCATTATTAATCACACCCTTCATGAGATGTGTCATGAGATAGGCAACCCCTGGGTCAAGCACCTGTTCCGCCGGTGGTTGATTTTCAATCAAGACATCCCCATACTGATCCTCAACATAGTGAATCCCTATCGGTTTCCTGCGCACCCCGCCATTGGCAAAAACAGAATAGGCACCAGTCATTTGAAGGAGCGGCAACCCGCCTGCTCCTAATGCAACTGACGGATATGCGGGTAAATTGGCGTTGATGCCCAGACGTTTGGCCATCGCAAGCGTTCGATTAAGCCCGGCAGGTTTTTCGTTTTCCTCTATCGGTGTCTCCCACATCATTCTCGCTGTCCCAATATTGATCGATTTCTCCAATACCCTTCGCGCAGTAATATCTCCGTAGTAGCGCAGGCCGTAGTTTCGCGGCCTCCATCTCCTCCGTGTTCCAACATCGATAGACCACGCTTCATCGCGAACAATCGTTGCCGGTGTTATTAAAGGGGGAAGATCAAGTAGCGCTGCAAAAACAATCGGCTTAAAAGATGAACCGGGTTGGCGATATGCATGGACAGATCGATTAAAAAAGTTAATCTCCTGCCGCGTGATATAAAAATCGCGTCCCCCAACCATCGCCTTGATGTGTCCCGTTTGCGGTTCAAGGGCGATTAGCCCCGCTTGCAAATAATTGGTAATTGGATTAATGCCATTGGGATTATTTTTATTCTCGTCGTAATCGGGCAGATTTCTGTATCTACTATAGCCGCCTCTTAACTTCTGATCCAATTCTCGCAAGTGGTCAGCCACAGCTCTTTCTGCAATCTCTTGCATGGAGGGATCGATTGTCGTATATACCCTTAACCCTTGGTTGTATAAATGACCTTCTAATTCAGGTATCTCTATCAGTTGTTCATGAACATATTCCAAAAAATGTGACCCGCCTGTGCCCTGCGCGCTTCTAGGCACCTCAATGACAACAGGTTTCTGGACATTCGTGTCGTATTCCTCCGCGCTAATGAAACCCGCCTTTAACATCAATCCAAGCACCAGATTACGCCGTTCTTTTGAACGGTCCGGGTGGCGTATTGGCGAATAGCGTGTCGGTGATTTCGGAATGCCCGCCAGTGTGGCACACTCGTGGAGTTCTAACTCCCATACATTTTTTCCAAAATAGTTTTGGGCTGCCTCTTGAACACCGAGTACTTCCTGCGAACCATATCGTCCCAAGTTAATCAGGTTCAAATATCTTTCGAGAATTTCGTGCTTGGAAAATTGACGCTCAATGCGGACAGCTAGCAGCGCCTCCTTCACCTTTCGCAAAAGTCGTCTTTCACGGGTCAGATAGATATTGCGTGTGAGCTGCTGGGTGACGGTACTTGCGCCTTGTAGCGTTCCTTGCACTTGCCCTAGATATAACTGAGTATTGTGAATGGCTGCACGGAGAATTCCTAGAAAATCCACACCCCAGTGACTATAGAAGCGCTGATCTTCAACCGCGAGAAATGCCTGTAGCAGCGTGTCTGGCATTTGCACAAGTTTCACAATCTCTCGTGCCTCGGCTTCACCTTCTCTGTCATAAAGCGCGTTAAGCAACTCCGGCCTGAGATCAAAACCATCGATTTTTTTACCGTCATCATTTTGGATCGTCTCAATTTTTCCATCAACCACAGAAAGCTCTACCTGATACGGTTCCCGATCTTCACCGGGGAAATGGAAACCTTGGAGATAAATCCATAACCTCTCAGGTTGCCCCTGTTCATCCCGCCCAACCGAATATTGTCCAACGACACTTGGCTTAATAAACTCTCCACTTTCTTGATATTCCAGTCGTTTCAATTTATCTAGGAGGAAATCAATAGAATCTCCCCGTTGGACTGTGCAGAGGGAGGAATAGACTTCAAGGTGTTGTTTCCACGTGTCAACCTCGCGGTATTCCAGTTGGCCCAAGTCAATATGGTCGATGGAATCCCACGATTTGATGACAACGCCCCCGACGAATCCAACGCCAACAAAGACTAGCATCATCATACAAATAGCAATAAGGAGAAACAGTGTGAGCATGCCTCGAAGAATTTTTTTAATCATCCAATCTTCCTTATCCTATATCCTGATTTTATCAATCTCCCTGAAAAATTCAGAGATTAGTATTTACGGCGTACGGCTTCGATCCTGCTTTTTCCTAACACGTTTGATAGTACAGCCAAACGCCTTTGTTTTTTTGCGGTCTTCAGGGATTTCTTTTCCGGCAACCACGAGATCAAGCGTTTCGCGTAGATAGTGCGTTTCAGGGTTCTTCTGGCTATTATCAATGGCACCACGATACCGAAGCCTCCGCTTTTCGTCCAACAAGTAGACTTCAGGTGTACGCCTTGCCCCAAATTTGTCCGCGATCTCATTCCGCAAATCTTTTAAGACAACGCAATCGAACTTGCTCGTTTTGTTATGTTCAGCTATCTCCTCGACGGACTCATTCTTGTTGGAGTTAATCCCAATGAACTGTACGCCTTGATCTTTGTAGTCATTATGTAGTGCGACGATCCTCTCGTTGTAATGATTAGACACAGGGCATTGGGTCGAAATGAACATCACAACGGTCGCCTTTTTCTCGTGGCTCAAATCTTTGAGCGAATGCTCTTTGTCCATCGCATCTTTGAGTGTGAAGTTGGGGACTTCCTTATCCATTTTGACGGTATCTGCACCGCCATTCACGCTAAAAGCAACAATAAAAATAAAGATCATGGTGAAGATCCGAGTCAATAATTTCATTGATACCTCCTACGGCTGCAATTAATCTGCCAACCCTTTTGAATCCACATAACATTACACCAAATATTAAGACGTTTGATGCGCCATTCTGTTTAGGACTGTTTACATACTCGGAGGAATTCAATTTTCCGCTGCTTAAATCGCACCTGATTTATAATTATAACCTTTAATGTTAAAACGTTCAAATTGAAACGAAGTTAACAGTTACTAT
This window contains:
- a CDS encoding thioredoxin family protein produces the protein MKLLTRIFTMIFIFIVAFSVNGGADTVKMDKEVPNFTLKDAMDKEHSLKDLSHEKKATVVMFISTQCPVSNHYNERIVALHNDYKDQGVQFIGINSNKNESVEEIAEHNKTSKFDCVVLKDLRNEIADKFGARRTPEVYLLDEKRRLRYRGAIDNSQKNPETHYLRETLDLVVAGKEIPEDRKKTKAFGCTIKRVRKKQDRSRTP
- a CDS encoding PBP1A family penicillin-binding protein; the encoded protein is MIKKILRGMLTLFLLIAICMMMLVFVGVGFVGGVVIKSWDSIDHIDLGQLEYREVDTWKQHLEVYSSLCTVQRGDSIDFLLDKLKRLEYQESGEFIKPSVVGQYSVGRDEQGQPERLWIYLQGFHFPGEDREPYQVELSVVDGKIETIQNDDGKKIDGFDLRPELLNALYDREGEAEAREIVKLVQMPDTLLQAFLAVEDQRFYSHWGVDFLGILRAAIHNTQLYLGQVQGTLQGASTVTQQLTRNIYLTRERRLLRKVKEALLAVRIERQFSKHEILERYLNLINLGRYGSQEVLGVQEAAQNYFGKNVWELELHECATLAGIPKSPTRYSPIRHPDRSKERRNLVLGLMLKAGFISAEEYDTNVQKPVVIEVPRSAQGTGGSHFLEYVHEQLIEIPELEGHLYNQGLRVYTTIDPSMQEIAERAVADHLRELDQKLRGGYSRYRNLPDYDENKNNPNGINPITNYLQAGLIALEPQTGHIKAMVGGRDFYITRQEINFFNRSVHAYRQPGSSFKPIVFAALLDLPPLITPATIVRDEAWSIDVGTRRRWRPRNYGLRYYGDITARRVLEKSINIGTARMMWETPIEENEKPAGLNRTLAMAKRLGINANLPAYPSVALGAGGLPLLQMTGAYSVFANGGVRRKPIGIHYVEDQYGDVLIENQPPAEQVLDPGVAYLMTHLMKGVINNGTGRRARVMGLERPAAGKTGTTDDYTDAWFVGYIQNLATGVWVGFNDHKKKTTFPGALGALPIWTRFMIEGARGPVKDFDKPSNVVLRSVDKNTGMLKYQGKCPEEDIIKEAFIVGYEPKMLCNAHR